One region of Qipengyuania gaetbuli genomic DNA includes:
- a CDS encoding alpha,alpha-trehalose-phosphate synthase (UDP-forming), protein MRETSRLVVVSNRVAVPKARGAAGAQGGLAGALNAALKKRSGVWFGWSGQEVEQQTGEISTQTTDGVTTATIDLSKRDVDEYYNGYANSTLWPLFHYRLDLAEYERETGKGYERVNERFAQMLEPLVEPEDVVWIHDYHLIPLGERLRARGLKNRIGFFLHIPWPPTRLFVSLPFHERLVRTMLHYDLLGFQTKEWLESFLHYCRTELGAEVDDDSGAVTLEGRTTVARAYPIGIDWDHFSALGETGEARQAQQRLMSSTRHRTAMIGVDRLDYSKGLPERLDGISRFFDRHPDRVRDLVFVQVAPPSREDVESYKEIRALLERKAGQINGARSEVDLVPVRYVNRGYSHAQLFGFFRASKIGLVTPLRDGMNLVAKEYLAAQDPKDPGVLILSRFAGAAAQLGDAVLVNPHSPDDLSHAIRIALDMPLAERRERYEKLIGTVRDDNVQSWTEDFLRDLDAAGAR, encoded by the coding sequence TTGAGGGAGACTTCGCGCCTGGTGGTGGTATCGAACCGCGTGGCTGTCCCCAAGGCTCGCGGGGCGGCAGGGGCGCAAGGTGGTCTGGCTGGGGCTCTGAATGCTGCCCTGAAAAAGCGCAGCGGCGTATGGTTCGGCTGGAGCGGACAGGAAGTCGAACAGCAGACGGGCGAAATTTCCACCCAGACCACTGACGGGGTCACCACCGCCACGATCGACCTGTCGAAACGCGATGTCGACGAATACTACAATGGCTATGCGAATTCGACGCTCTGGCCGCTGTTCCATTATCGCCTCGACCTTGCCGAATACGAACGCGAGACGGGCAAGGGATACGAGCGTGTCAACGAACGCTTCGCGCAGATGCTGGAACCGCTGGTGGAGCCGGAGGATGTGGTCTGGATCCACGACTACCACCTCATCCCGCTCGGAGAGCGCCTGCGCGCGCGGGGCCTAAAGAACCGGATCGGCTTCTTCCTTCATATTCCGTGGCCGCCGACCCGGCTGTTCGTGTCTCTGCCCTTTCACGAGCGGCTGGTGCGCACGATGCTGCACTACGACCTGCTCGGTTTCCAGACCAAGGAATGGCTCGAAAGCTTCCTGCATTATTGTCGCACCGAGCTCGGGGCAGAGGTCGACGACGACAGCGGCGCGGTGACCCTCGAGGGCCGCACGACTGTGGCGCGGGCCTATCCCATCGGTATCGACTGGGATCACTTCAGCGCTCTTGGTGAAACGGGTGAGGCGCGCCAGGCGCAGCAGCGCCTGATGAGTTCGACACGCCACCGCACTGCCATGATCGGCGTCGACCGGCTGGATTATTCCAAGGGGCTACCGGAAAGGCTCGACGGAATCTCGCGCTTCTTCGACCGCCATCCCGACCGGGTGCGCGATCTTGTTTTCGTACAGGTGGCGCCACCCAGCCGCGAGGACGTCGAGAGCTACAAGGAAATACGCGCCCTGCTCGAACGCAAGGCCGGCCAGATCAACGGCGCTCGCAGCGAAGTCGACCTCGTCCCGGTGCGCTACGTGAACCGCGGCTACAGCCATGCGCAACTGTTCGGATTCTTTCGGGCATCGAAGATCGGACTCGTCACCCCGCTACGTGACGGGATGAACTTGGTGGCCAAGGAATATCTCGCCGCTCAGGATCCCAAAGATCCGGGCGTCCTGATCCTGTCGCGTTTTGCCGGGGCGGCCGCGCAGTTGGGTGATGCCGTCCTCGTCAATCCGCACAGTCCGGATGATTTGTCACACGCGATCCGCATCGCGCTGGACATGCCCTTGGCGGAGCGCCGGGAGCGGTACGAGAAATTGATCGGCACGGTGCGCGACGACAACGTTCAGTCCTGGACGGAGGACTTCCTGCGCGATCTCGACGCAGCAGGCGCGCGCTAG
- a CDS encoding glycoside hydrolase family 15 protein, whose amino-acid sequence MAGVVEIGSSLELSPIGNCQVSALVDETGGFVWGCIPRVDGDPAFCALLNGDRQDQGVWRFELEGQVSAAQHYVRNTPVLVTRLEAEDGSALEITDFAPRFEGSGRMYRPVAFIRIIRPVAGAPRVRVRLAPMHGYGAGEATTTNGTNHVRYRIGDETLRLSTDAPVGYVLEGRSYRVESDQHFFLGPDEPFVGNLRSELRRMEANTRKYWQHWVRGLHIPLEWQEEVIRSAITLKLCQHEETGAIVAALTTSVPEAPGSERNWDYRYCWIRDSYYTVQALNRLGALDVLEKYLSYLRNIIDQARGGQIQPLYSVMGEAELHESFAPHLQGYRGMGPVRVGNAAYKQVQYDCYGQIVMPTAQAFFDTRLLRMADETDFEHLEEVGEAAWAKHDKPDAGLWEFRTRQEVHTYSAVMCWAACDRLANVALQLGKNDRAALWKERAEAIRTKIEANAWSEEGQHYGASFESDYLDASLLQMVELRFLKPDDERFLKTFAAVERDLRRGDHMLRYAAEDDFGAPETAFNVCTFWLIEALYLTGRSQEARQLFCAMLSHTTRSGLLSEDLDYETGELWGNFPQTYSLVGIINSAGLLSKSWSEVR is encoded by the coding sequence GTGGCTGGAGTTGTGGAAATAGGAAGCTCGCTCGAACTGTCACCCATCGGCAATTGCCAGGTCAGCGCCCTCGTCGACGAGACGGGTGGTTTCGTCTGGGGATGCATCCCGCGGGTCGATGGCGATCCGGCCTTTTGCGCACTCCTCAACGGCGACCGGCAGGATCAGGGCGTCTGGCGGTTCGAACTGGAAGGGCAGGTTTCCGCCGCCCAGCATTACGTGCGCAACACGCCGGTCCTCGTGACCCGGCTGGAGGCCGAGGACGGCAGCGCCCTGGAAATCACCGATTTTGCCCCGCGTTTCGAAGGTTCGGGCCGGATGTACCGCCCCGTGGCGTTCATTCGCATCATCCGGCCCGTCGCCGGCGCACCGCGGGTCCGTGTCAGGCTGGCCCCCATGCACGGCTACGGGGCTGGCGAGGCGACGACGACCAACGGCACCAATCACGTGCGCTATCGCATCGGCGACGAAACGCTGCGCCTCTCGACCGATGCACCGGTCGGCTACGTGCTTGAGGGGCGAAGCTATCGCGTGGAAAGTGACCAGCATTTCTTCCTTGGCCCGGACGAGCCGTTCGTGGGCAACCTCCGAAGCGAATTGCGGCGAATGGAGGCCAATACCCGCAAGTACTGGCAACATTGGGTCCGCGGCCTGCACATACCGCTCGAATGGCAGGAAGAGGTCATCCGCTCTGCCATCACGCTCAAGCTGTGCCAGCACGAGGAAACCGGCGCGATCGTGGCCGCGCTGACCACCTCGGTGCCCGAAGCGCCCGGCAGCGAGCGCAACTGGGACTACCGGTACTGCTGGATCCGCGACAGCTATTACACCGTGCAGGCATTGAACCGCCTGGGCGCGCTCGATGTGCTGGAGAAGTATCTCTCCTACCTGCGCAACATCATCGACCAGGCCCGCGGCGGACAGATCCAGCCGCTCTACTCGGTCATGGGCGAGGCGGAACTGCACGAAAGCTTCGCGCCGCATCTCCAGGGGTACCGCGGCATGGGGCCCGTGCGAGTGGGCAATGCGGCCTACAAGCAGGTCCAGTACGACTGCTATGGCCAGATCGTCATGCCAACCGCGCAGGCATTCTTCGATACGCGATTGCTGCGAATGGCGGACGAGACCGACTTCGAGCACCTCGAAGAGGTGGGCGAGGCAGCCTGGGCCAAGCATGACAAACCGGATGCCGGCCTGTGGGAATTCCGGACCCGGCAAGAGGTGCACACCTATTCTGCGGTCATGTGCTGGGCTGCCTGCGACCGGCTTGCCAACGTGGCCTTGCAGCTGGGCAAGAACGACCGCGCCGCCTTGTGGAAAGAGCGCGCGGAGGCCATTCGCACCAAGATCGAAGCCAACGCATGGAGCGAGGAAGGCCAGCACTACGGCGCGAGCTTCGAAAGCGACTATCTCGATGCAAGCCTGCTCCAGATGGTCGAGTTGCGATTTCTGAAGCCCGACGACGAGCGGTTCCTGAAGACCTTTGCCGCGGTCGAACGGGACTTGCGGCGTGGCGACCACATGCTGCGCTATGCTGCGGAAGACGATTTCGGGGCGCCGGAAACGGCGTTCAATGTGTGCACTTTCTGGCTGATCGAGGCTCTCTACCTGACCGGCCGCAGCCAGGAAGCACGACAATTGTTCTGCGCCATGCTGAGCCACACGACCCGCTCGGGCCTGCTGAGCGAGGATCTCGACTACGAGACGGGCGAACTCTGGGGCAACTTTCCCCAGACCTACTCGCTGGTCGGTATTATCAATTCGGCAGGCCTGCTGTCCAAATCCTGGAGCGAGGTGAGATGA
- the otsB gene encoding trehalose-phosphatase, which yields MASQSSLPSPPPLADLLVQAPAALFLDFDGTLVELAPEPGLIHIPETLVGSLHDLRDRLEGRLALVSGRALDDLERHLGDVRLYRAGSHGVARRRADGSLVGPEPEGLPPGAVAQLRAFASTHDLLYEEKTHGGALHFRRNPEMGEAVLDFARQVAAQFDLEVTTGKAIAELVRPGANKAGAVRAFLSEATFAGARPIFIGDDVTDEDGMAAAIECGGFGIAVGERASKNARYHLGSVTAVHQWLELWK from the coding sequence ATGGCCAGCCAATCCTCGCTTCCATCCCCGCCGCCCCTTGCGGACCTGCTGGTGCAGGCCCCTGCGGCACTCTTTCTAGATTTCGATGGTACGCTGGTAGAACTGGCCCCCGAGCCGGGCCTGATCCACATTCCGGAAACGCTGGTTGGCTCGCTCCACGACCTGCGCGACCGGCTGGAGGGGAGGCTGGCGCTGGTTTCCGGGCGTGCGCTGGACGATCTCGAGCGCCATCTGGGCGATGTGCGCCTGTATCGCGCGGGGTCACACGGAGTGGCACGGCGGCGGGCGGACGGTTCGCTTGTCGGACCCGAGCCGGAAGGGCTTCCGCCGGGCGCGGTGGCGCAGCTCCGCGCCTTCGCTTCGACGCACGACCTTCTCTACGAAGAGAAGACCCATGGCGGCGCACTCCATTTCCGGCGGAACCCCGAGATGGGTGAGGCGGTTCTGGATTTCGCACGGCAAGTCGCCGCGCAGTTCGATCTCGAAGTCACGACCGGCAAGGCCATAGCCGAACTGGTCAGGCCCGGGGCAAACAAGGCAGGGGCTGTGCGCGCCTTCCTTTCCGAAGCGACTTTTGCAGGAGCACGCCCCATCTTCATTGGAGATGATGTGACCGACGAGGACGGGATGGCCGCCGCAATCGAATGCGGAGGTTTCGGCATTGCGGTAGGCGAACGGGCCAGCAAGAATGCACGCTATCACCTGGGCAGCGTGACTGCTGTCCACCAGTGGCTGGAGTTGTGGAAATAG
- a CDS encoding retropepsin-like aspartic protease family protein: MEPQAIIDAGAELIRAIPRSGLLVATIAALLLGWIGSAMLRREVAGGRAVRTLSTLALVGILVTVFLQIARFDPRLDTMTEIGLPEQSIVGAETVIPMAPDGHFWLSAEVNGVPTRLMVDTGATLTAFSTESAEAAGLQPRPGGLPVMLGTANGTVTAELTTVPSLSFGNIRAEGLDAVIAPNLGRTNVLGMNFLSRLKGWRVEDGNLILSPDTADTQQ, encoded by the coding sequence ATGGAGCCACAGGCAATAATCGACGCAGGTGCGGAACTCATCAGAGCCATTCCGCGCTCCGGCCTGCTCGTTGCGACCATCGCCGCGCTGCTGCTGGGCTGGATCGGTTCGGCCATGCTCAGGCGGGAAGTCGCCGGCGGTCGCGCCGTGCGCACGCTCAGCACGCTGGCGCTTGTCGGCATACTTGTAACCGTATTTCTGCAAATCGCCCGCTTCGATCCCCGTCTCGACACGATGACCGAAATCGGCTTGCCCGAGCAGAGCATCGTCGGGGCGGAAACGGTCATACCCATGGCGCCGGACGGCCATTTCTGGCTCAGCGCCGAAGTGAACGGGGTGCCGACCCGGCTGATGGTCGACACCGGAGCAACGCTGACGGCGTTCTCGACCGAGTCTGCCGAAGCGGCGGGCCTCCAGCCTCGGCCGGGCGGACTGCCCGTCATGCTCGGCACCGCCAACGGCACAGTGACCGCAGAACTGACCACTGTCCCCAGCCTCTCATTCGGGAATATCCGCGCCGAAGGGCTCGACGCGGTCATCGCACCCAATCTCGGGCGCACCAACGTGCTCGGTATGAACTTCCTCTCGCGCTTGAAGGGCTGGCGGGTGGAGGATGGCAACCTCATCCTTTCTCCCGATACGGCAGATACGCAGCAGTGA
- the egtD gene encoding L-histidine N(alpha)-methyltransferase codes for MTPTQGIALVDLDEDGVDRAFRADVLNGLRQRQKAVPARWFYDDAGSALFEEITRLEEYYPTRAETEILRNHSADFHRLIGPGRAVVEFGSGSSVKTPLLLSAIEPGAYVPLDISGDFLRASSAALARKFTGLPVHPVEADFMREVELPDAIVPLKKLGFFPGSTIGNMVPRTAVDLLRSMRATLRGSRGERPMLLIGMDLVKDQAVLEAAYDDAKGVTARFNLNLAERINRELDGTIPTGDLAHRAIWNNDFARIEMHLEAMKDIVFSVSGEKFMMDKGETIHTENSHKFTRRSANLMLLAGGWTPLQQWTDEEGRFSVTLAEASEQREAP; via the coding sequence ATGACGCCGACACAGGGAATTGCGCTCGTCGACCTGGACGAGGATGGCGTCGACCGCGCGTTTCGCGCCGACGTTCTGAACGGCCTTCGCCAGCGCCAGAAAGCGGTTCCCGCACGCTGGTTCTATGACGATGCGGGCTCTGCCCTGTTCGAGGAAATCACACGGCTGGAGGAATATTACCCCACCCGCGCCGAAACGGAGATCCTGCGCAACCATAGCGCGGACTTCCATCGCCTGATCGGGCCGGGAAGGGCGGTGGTCGAATTCGGGTCGGGAAGTTCGGTGAAAACGCCGCTGCTGCTGTCGGCTATCGAGCCGGGCGCCTACGTCCCGCTCGACATATCCGGCGATTTCCTGCGCGCTTCTTCCGCTGCCCTCGCGCGCAAGTTTACGGGCTTGCCGGTACACCCCGTCGAAGCGGATTTCATGCGCGAGGTGGAATTGCCCGATGCCATCGTGCCGCTGAAGAAGCTCGGTTTCTTTCCGGGTTCCACGATCGGAAACATGGTGCCGCGAACGGCGGTCGACCTCCTGCGTTCGATGCGTGCGACCCTTCGCGGCAGCCGGGGCGAAAGACCGATGCTGCTGATCGGGATGGACCTGGTAAAGGACCAGGCGGTGCTCGAGGCGGCCTATGACGACGCGAAGGGCGTGACAGCCCGCTTCAACCTCAATCTTGCCGAGCGTATCAATCGCGAACTCGACGGGACTATTCCAACTGGAGACCTAGCCCACCGCGCCATCTGGAACAATGATTTTGCCCGCATCGAGATGCATCTCGAGGCTATGAAAGACATTGTGTTTTCCGTGTCCGGCGAAAAGTTCATGATGGATAAGGGCGAAACGATCCATACGGAGAACAGCCACAAGTTCACGCGGCGCAGTGCCAACCTCATGCTGCTCGCAGGCGGATGGACCCCGCTCCAGCAATGGACCGACGAAGAAGGCCGTTTTTCGGTGACCCTGGCCGAGGCGAGCGAGCAGCGCGAAGCACCGTAA
- the egtB gene encoding ergothioneine biosynthesis protein EgtB: MARDPFALAAHFAETRRLSEALVAPLSEADVTLQSMEDASPAKWHLAHTTWFWETFLLRDHLDSYRLFDESWPFIFNSYYEAEGERINRFSRGMLSRPTLAQVIEWRAIVDEAMEPLFGREELVPLIELGIAHEQQHQELLLTDIKHAFFQNPLGPAMWSEPVQGATKVEDGWHSYPGGVARIGFQADSFAFDNEGPAHRVLLQPFELSAHLVTNREWAEFMEDGGYRTASLWLSDGWAWVRENGIAAPLYWSDDRHFTHCGWQDRNPAAPVTHISYFEADAFATWSGNRLPTEFEWEAIARGQEGEEPAHDPEGGNQLDAAVPPLPRGERGLFGDCWQFTRSAYLPYPRFRPASGAVGEYNGKFMSGQFVLKGASCATVRGHSRASYRNFFYPHQRWQFTGLRLARDI; encoded by the coding sequence ATTGCGCGCGACCCGTTCGCGCTCGCCGCCCACTTTGCAGAAACCCGCAGGCTGAGCGAAGCGCTGGTTGCGCCCCTGTCCGAAGCCGACGTCACGCTGCAGTCGATGGAGGATGCCTCGCCGGCAAAGTGGCATTTGGCGCATACAACATGGTTCTGGGAAACCTTTCTCCTGCGCGATCACCTGGACAGCTACCGCCTGTTCGACGAGAGTTGGCCCTTCATCTTCAACTCCTATTACGAGGCCGAGGGAGAGCGGATAAACCGCTTCTCGCGAGGCATGCTGTCTCGGCCAACGCTGGCACAGGTTATCGAGTGGCGGGCCATTGTAGACGAGGCGATGGAGCCGCTTTTCGGCCGCGAAGAGCTGGTCCCGCTCATCGAACTGGGCATCGCGCATGAGCAGCAGCACCAGGAATTGCTGCTGACCGACATCAAGCACGCTTTCTTCCAGAACCCGCTGGGCCCGGCGATGTGGTCCGAACCAGTTCAGGGGGCGACAAAAGTCGAGGATGGATGGCATTCCTATCCGGGCGGTGTCGCGCGGATCGGCTTCCAGGCAGATAGCTTCGCATTCGACAACGAGGGGCCCGCGCACCGCGTACTGCTCCAACCGTTCGAATTGTCGGCGCACCTGGTGACGAACCGCGAATGGGCCGAGTTCATGGAAGACGGCGGCTACCGCACGGCAAGCCTGTGGCTGTCGGACGGTTGGGCCTGGGTGCGCGAGAACGGCATCGCTGCGCCGCTGTACTGGTCTGACGACCGGCATTTCACGCATTGCGGCTGGCAGGATCGCAATCCTGCCGCGCCTGTCACCCATATCTCCTATTTCGAGGCCGACGCCTTTGCGACCTGGTCCGGTAACCGTTTGCCGACCGAATTCGAATGGGAAGCCATCGCCCGAGGCCAGGAAGGGGAGGAGCCCGCACATGATCCGGAAGGTGGAAACCAGCTCGATGCCGCTGTCCCCCCGCTACCTCGCGGAGAGCGCGGTCTCTTCGGTGATTGCTGGCAATTCACCCGCTCGGCCTATCTTCCCTATCCGCGCTTCCGGCCGGCGTCGGGGGCGGTGGGTGAATACAATGGCAAGTTCATGAGCGGGCAGTTCGTCCTCAAGGGCGCGAGTTGTGCGACCGTGCGCGGCCATTCGCGGGCGAGTTATCGTAACTTCTTCTATCCGCACCAGCGCTGGCAGTTCACCGGCCTCAGGCTCGCGAGGGACATATGA
- a CDS encoding GGDEF domain-containing protein, producing the protein MLVTRHLRRTCRLDRRNRALERDVRHLEAVEGLAGIGRWCIEWPDRRHLWSQEMCQIAGVPTDVAPNDELLAHLMPDGMVQLEVTLAAHAPDREPYAAEFELLLPDGEARILRARARNVFSPEGELERVLMVVRDVTEDYAMVQQVEEEKARALRLAEEARREANTDALTGLASRRAIMAALDRALLDAARSGKPLSMVMFDIDHFKEVNDQNGHASGDKVLVRVAQIALRHARDGDLVGRIGGEEFLWLLSDCDDREALDAAERLRWAVEAGTHSQPIPDVTISAGHATHEVGEGALSLFARADAALYGAKRAGRNLVARAA; encoded by the coding sequence TTGCTGGTTACGAGGCACTTGCGCCGCACTTGCCGCCTCGACCGCCGCAACCGTGCACTCGAACGCGACGTCCGGCATCTGGAGGCTGTCGAGGGCCTCGCCGGAATCGGGCGCTGGTGTATCGAATGGCCTGACCGAAGGCATCTCTGGTCGCAGGAAATGTGCCAGATCGCGGGGGTGCCCACGGATGTAGCACCGAACGATGAGTTACTCGCGCACCTGATGCCTGACGGAATGGTCCAGCTGGAGGTGACGCTGGCCGCGCACGCTCCCGATCGGGAGCCCTATGCTGCCGAGTTCGAACTGCTGCTCCCGGACGGTGAGGCCCGCATTTTGAGGGCCCGCGCACGCAATGTGTTTTCTCCGGAAGGAGAGCTTGAACGCGTCCTGATGGTCGTTCGCGATGTCACCGAGGATTACGCGATGGTCCAACAGGTCGAGGAGGAAAAGGCGCGCGCATTGCGGCTTGCGGAAGAGGCCCGGCGCGAAGCAAATACCGATGCCCTCACCGGGCTTGCGAGCAGGAGGGCGATCATGGCAGCGCTCGACCGCGCCCTTCTCGATGCCGCGAGATCTGGCAAGCCGCTCTCAATGGTCATGTTCGATATCGACCACTTCAAGGAGGTGAATGACCAGAATGGCCATGCAAGTGGCGACAAGGTGCTTGTCAGGGTAGCCCAGATCGCGCTGCGCCATGCGCGGGACGGGGATCTTGTCGGCCGGATCGGTGGCGAGGAGTTCCTGTGGCTGCTTTCCGATTGCGATGACAGGGAAGCGCTCGATGCTGCCGAACGCCTGCGCTGGGCCGTCGAGGCGGGCACCCATTCGCAGCCCATTCCCGACGTAACCATCAGTGCAGGCCACGCCACCCACGAAGTGGGCGAGGGCGCTCTTTCTCTTTTCGCCCGGGCCGACGCAGCCCTCTACGGGGCGAAACGCGCAGGCCGCAACCTGGTCGCCCGTGCAGCTTGA
- a CDS encoding class II 3-deoxy-7-phosphoheptulonate synthase, with product MAREWAPDSWQAFEARHLPRYEDPAALEEATTALSSHPPLVFAGEARALKADLAEVAEGKAFLLQGGDCAESFAEFHPNNIRDTFRVLLQMAVVMTFASKKPVVKVGRMAGQFAKPRSSDTETQGDMTLPSYFGDNINGIDFDPASRTNDPQRMVRAYFQASSTLNLLRAFAGGGYANLRQVHQWTLDFMGRSPWADKFADLADRIGEALDFMEACGIDPATVPQLQGTSFYTSHEALLLPYEQALTRRDSLTGDWYDTSAHMVWIGDRTRFEGSAHVEFARGIGNPLGMKCGPSLETDAMLRLLDTLNPAREPGRITLISRFGHDKVEDGLPRLVRAVKAEGHPVVWSCDPMHGNVVKSDSGYKTRPFDRILTEVKGFFAVHRAEGTHPGGIHVEMTGQDVTECVGGAIAITDEALKDRYHTHCDPRLNAAQSLELAFLIAETLNAEQDQLKADAA from the coding sequence ATGGCACGCGAATGGGCACCCGATAGCTGGCAGGCGTTCGAAGCACGGCACCTGCCGCGCTACGAAGACCCCGCCGCGCTGGAGGAAGCGACGACTGCTCTGTCGAGCCACCCGCCGCTGGTCTTCGCCGGCGAGGCGCGTGCACTGAAGGCAGATCTCGCCGAAGTGGCCGAAGGCAAGGCCTTCCTGCTGCAAGGCGGCGACTGTGCCGAAAGCTTTGCGGAATTCCACCCGAACAACATCCGCGACACCTTCCGCGTGCTGCTGCAGATGGCGGTCGTCATGACTTTCGCCAGCAAGAAGCCGGTCGTGAAGGTCGGTCGCATGGCAGGCCAGTTCGCCAAGCCGCGTAGCTCCGACACGGAGACGCAGGGCGATATGACCCTGCCGAGCTACTTCGGCGACAATATCAACGGTATCGATTTCGATCCTGCCAGCCGGACGAACGACCCGCAGCGCATGGTCCGCGCTTATTTCCAGGCCTCGTCCACGCTCAACCTGCTGCGCGCTTTCGCCGGCGGTGGCTATGCGAACCTGCGGCAGGTCCACCAGTGGACGCTCGATTTCATGGGCCGTAGCCCCTGGGCCGACAAATTCGCCGACCTTGCCGACCGGATCGGCGAAGCGCTCGACTTCATGGAGGCCTGCGGGATCGATCCCGCAACCGTCCCGCAGTTGCAGGGCACCAGCTTCTACACCAGTCACGAGGCGCTGCTGCTCCCCTACGAGCAGGCACTGACCCGCCGCGACAGCCTGACGGGCGATTGGTACGACACCAGCGCGCACATGGTCTGGATCGGCGATCGCACACGTTTCGAAGGCAGCGCCCACGTCGAATTCGCGCGCGGCATCGGCAATCCGCTCGGCATGAAGTGTGGACCCAGCCTCGAAACCGATGCGATGCTGCGCCTGCTCGACACGCTCAACCCGGCGCGCGAGCCTGGGCGGATCACGCTGATCAGCCGCTTCGGCCACGACAAGGTGGAAGACGGCCTGCCGCGCCTCGTCCGCGCGGTGAAGGCGGAAGGCCATCCGGTCGTGTGGAGCTGCGACCCGATGCACGGCAACGTCGTGAAGTCGGACAGCGGCTACAAGACGCGGCCCTTCGATCGCATCCTCACCGAAGTGAAAGGCTTCTTCGCAGTGCACCGCGCCGAAGGGACGCATCCCGGCGGCATCCATGTCGAGATGACCGGCCAGGACGTGACCGAGTGCGTGGGCGGGGCCATCGCCATCACGGACGAGGCGCTGAAGGACCGTTATCACACGCATTGCGATCCGCGGCTCAACGCTGCCCAGTCGCTGGAGCTGGCGTTCCTGATCGCCGAAACTCTCAACGCGGAACAGGACCAACTGAAGGCCGACGCTGCTTGA